The Triticum aestivum cultivar Chinese Spring chromosome 3A, IWGSC CS RefSeq v2.1, whole genome shotgun sequence genome includes a region encoding these proteins:
- the LOC123063678 gene encoding zinc transporter 1 yields MAKMARSTRRTSNLICTLLLLSLLLLTCFFQQASGHGGVDHGDGDEEDEDGHHGDAGVGGGLRSRGLIAVKVWCLVILLVFTFLGGVSPYFYRWNEAFLLLGTQFAAGIFLGTALMHYLADVTETFHALTDSPYPFSFMLACAGFLLTMLSDVVIVAVANRQRVNRAAPIQKEAEEEGESTSEGPAVAHAHPMLMTATSSFEDAILLIIALCFHSIFEGIAIGVSATKGEAWRNLWTIGLHKIFAAVAMGIALLRMIPKRPFLLTVLYSLAFAVSSPVGVGIGIAIDATAEGSDWTYAISMGITTGVFVYIAINHLMAKGYRPQQPNYFDKPIFKFLSVLTGISVMCVVMIWD; encoded by the exons ATGGCGAAGATGGCAAGGTCGACCAGGAGGACGTCTAATCTCATTTGCACCCTGCTGCTGCTCTCGCTGCTGCTGCTTACCTGCTTCTTCCAGCAGGCCAGCGGCCATGGCGGCGTCGACCACGGTgacggcgatgaggaggacgaAGATGGCCACCACGGCGACGCGGGCGTCGGCGGGGGGCTCCGGTCCAGGGGGCTCATCGCCGTGAAGGTGTGGTGCCTGGTGATCCTGCTGGTGTTCACCTTCCTGGGCGGCGTGTCCCCCTACTTCTACCGCTGGAACGaggccttcctcctcctcggcaccCAGTTTGCCGCCGGCATCTTCCTCGGCACGGCCCTCATGCACTACCTCGCGGACGTCACCGAGACCTTCCACGCCCTCACCGACAGCCCCTACCCCTTCTCCTTCATGCTCGCCTGCGCCGGCTTCCTCCTCACCATGCTCAGCGacgtcgtcatcgtcgccgtcgccaacaggCAGAGGGTCAACCGGGCAGCTCCCATCCagaaagaggcggaggaggagggcgagTCAACGTCGGAGGGGCCGGCGGTGGCGCACGCGCACCCTATGCTCATGACGGCGACATCGTCCTTCGAGGACGcgatcctcctcatcatcgctcTCTGCTTCCACTCCATCTTCGAGGGGATCGCCATCGGCGTTTCAG CGACGAAGGGAGAGGCGTGGAGGAACCTTTGGACGATCGGGCTCCACAAGATCTTCGCGGCGGTGGCCATGGGCATCGCGCTCCTCCGGATGATCCCCAAACGCCCATTCCTCCTGACGGTGCTCTACTCGCTAGCGTTCGCCGTGTCAAGCCCGGTAGGGGTGGGCATCGGCATCGCCATTGATGCCACGGCGGAGGGCTCGGATTGGACATATGCTATCTCCATGGGCATCACCACGGGGGTCTTCGTCTACATTGCCATCAACCACCTCATGGCCAAGGGGTACCGCCCGCAGCAGCCAAACTACTTCGACAAGCCCATCTTCAAGTTCCTGAGTGTGCTCACCGGCATATCCGTAATGTGTGTCGTCATGATATGGGACTGA
- the LOC123063677 gene encoding probable E3 ubiquitin-protein ligase RHC2A, translating into MDRWAATAAGPAAAGAAGTPSYWCYSCERFVRTAGDAGLVCPGCDGGFLEQMDAPPPRRAVAPSAFLRRRAAEAPTEVRPRRGRRGGASGDRSGSPYNPVIVLRRSAAPPGDEAPGATSSFELFYDDGAGSGLRPLPESMSDFLMGSGFERLLEQLAQIEAGGFGAVRPCDNPPASKAAVESMPTVVVAACHVGADSHCAVCKEAFQLGDEAREMPCSHMYHQDCILPWLALRNSCPVCRHELPTDVARPAPASDLGGADDQGSNTGAEAGSEEEMTVGLTIWRLPGGGFAVGRFAGGRRAGERELPVVYTEVDGGFNNGGAPRRISWSSRGSRSSQRGVIRRMFDNMFACFGHTHSTNVTRASSSRSEWSSVFTRGLRSRSTSWRSQDSHADAIAR; encoded by the coding sequence ATGGATCGGTGGGCGGCCACGGCTGCCGGCccagcggcggcgggggcggcagggACGCCGTCCTACTGGTGCTACAGCTGCGAGCGGTTCGTGCGCACGGCGGGGGACGCCGGCCTGGTCTGCCCCGGCTGCGACGGCGGCTTCCTGGAGCAGAtggacgcgccgccgccgcgcagggCCGTCGCGCCCTctgccttcctccgccgccgcgccgcggagGCGCCCACCGAGGTCCGGCCCCGCCgcggccggcgcggcggcgcgtCGGGGGACCGCTCCGGCTCCCCGTACAACCCGGTCATCGTGCTCCGGCGCTCCGCGGCCCCGCCCGGCGACGAGGCCCCCGGCGCCACCAGCAGCTTCGAGCTCTTCTACGACGACGGCGCCGGATCCGGCCTCCGCCCGCTGCCCGAGAGCATGTCCGACTTCCTCATGGGGTCCGGCTTCGAGCGCCTCCTCGAGCAGCTCGCCCAGATCGAGGCCGGCGGCTTCGGCGCCGTCCGCCCCTGCGACAACCCGCCGGCCTCCAAGGCCGCCGTCGAGTCCATGcccaccgtcgtcgtcgccgcctgcCACGTCGGCGCCGACTCCCACTGCGCCGTCTGCAAGGAGGCCTTCCAGCTGGGCGACGAGGCCAGGGAGATGCCCTGCAGCCACATGTACCACCAGGACTGCATCCTGCCGTGGCTCGCGCTGCGCAACTCGTGCCCCGTGTGCCGGCACGAGCTGCCCACGGACGTGGCGCGGCCTGCTCCGGCGAGCGACCTGGGCGGCGCTGACGACCAGGGCAGCAACACCGGGGCTGAGGCTGGCAGCGAGGAGGAGATGACGGTGGGGTTGACGATTTGGCGGCTTCCTGGAGGAGGCTTTGCCGTCGGGAGGTTCGCTGGTGGCCGGAGGGCCGGCGAGAGGGAGCTCCCAGTTGTCTACACCGAGGTGGACGGCGGTTTCAACAATGGCGGTGCCCCGAGGAGGATCTCATGGTCATCAAGAGGGAGCCGTTCGTCGCAGAGGGGAGTTATTAGACGCATGTTCGACAACATGTTTGCTTGCTTTGGGCACACCCATTCTACCAATGTGACTCGAGCCTCATCCTCGAGGTCGGAGTGGAGCTCGGTTTTCACCCGTGGTCTGAGGAGCCGCAGCACAAGCTGGAGATCCCAAGATAGCCACGCCGATGCGATCGCCAGGTGA